One window of Triticum dicoccoides isolate Atlit2015 ecotype Zavitan chromosome 5A, WEW_v2.0, whole genome shotgun sequence genomic DNA carries:
- the LOC119302422 gene encoding cytochrome P450 94C1-like, whose translation MDAVELSWGARFVGLAFFVLSVLVVALAAVLLLVRRWPWCSCHVCRTYLTGSWAKDFTNLGDWYAHLLRESPTGTVHIHVLGCTVTANPANVEYMLKTNFENFPKGKRFSALLGDLLGGGIFNVDGDAWRHQRKMASLELGSVTVRSYAYKIVAHEVETRLLPVLTDAADKGKVVDLQDVFRRFAFDTICKISFGLDPGCLDLDMPMSDLANAFDTASRLSAMRGAAASPLVWKMKRMLNIGSERELKKAIKLVDDLASAMILQRRKLGFENSHDLLSRFMASDGDVQAMDDKYLRDIVVSFLLAGRDTVASALTTLFLHLSKNPQVAAAIRAEAGGDKPSTYEHLKSLQYTPAVLYENMRLFPPVQFDSKFSAAADVLPDGTYVEGDSRVMYHPYAMGRMPSIWGADYEAFRPDRWLTGAGGSFAPPSLYKYPVFQAGLRVCLGKELAVTEMKAVSVAVVRAFDVEVVGENGRSGWAPRFVAGLTASISGGLPVRIKRASTSSADFK comes from the coding sequence ATGGACGCCGTGGAGTTGTCCTGGGGCGCGCGGTTCGTCGGGCTGGCCTTCTTCGTCCTGTCCGTCCTCGTGGTGGCGCTCGCCGCGGTGCTCCTGCTCGTGCGCCGGTGGCCGTGGTGCAGCTGCCATGTCTGCCGGACGTACCTTACGGGCTCCTGGGCCAAGGACTTCACCAACCTCGGAGACTGGTACGCGCACCTGCTGCGCGAGTCGCCCACGGGCACCGTCCACATCCACGTCCTCGGCTGCACCGTCACCGCCAACCCGGCCAACGTCGAGTACATGCTCAAGACCAACTTCGAAAACTTCCCCAAGGGCAAGCGCTTCTCCGCGCTCCTCGGCGACCTCCTCGGCGGCGGCATCTTCAACGTCGACGGCGACGCCTGGCGCCACCAGCGCAAGATGGccagcctcgagctcggcagcgtcaCCGTGCGCTCCTACGCCTACAAGATCGTCGCCCATGAGGTGGAGACCCGCCTCTTGCCCGTCCTCACCGACGCAGCCGACAAGGGCAAGGTGGTCGACCTCCAGGACGTGTTCCGCCGGTTCGCCTTCGACACCATCTGCAAGATCTCCTTCGGCTTGGACCCGGGCTGCCTCGACCTCGACATGCCCATGTCGGACCTGGCGAACGCGTTCGACACCGCCTCGCGCCTCTCCGCCATGCGGGGCGCGGCGGCTTCGCCGTTGGTGTGGAAGATGAAGCGGATGCTCAACATTGGGTCCGAGAGGGAGCTCAAGAAGGCCATCAAGCTCGTCGACGACCTCGCGTCGGCGATGATTCTACAGCGGCGGAAGCTGGGTTTTGAAAATAGCCATGACCTCCTCTCCCGGTTCATGGCCTCGGACGGAGACGTGCAAGCCATGGACGACAAGTACCTCCGCGACATCGTGGTCAGCTTCCTCCTCGCCGGGCGGGACACGGTGGCCTCCGCGCTGACCACGCTCTTCCTCCACCTGTCCAAGAACCCTCAAGTCGCGGCAGCCATTCGCGCGGAAGCCGGCGGCGACAAGCCGTCCACGTACGAGCATCTCAAGAGCCTGCAGTACACGCCCGCGGTGCTGTACGAGAACATGCGCCTGTTCCCGCCCGTGCAGTTTGACTCCAAGTTCAGCGCTGCCGCCGATGTGCTCCCGGACGGAACCTACGTGGAAGGAGACTCGCGCGTGATGTACCACCCGTACGCCATGGGCCGCATGCCGAGCATCTGGGGCGCCGATTACGAGGCGTTCCGCCCCGACCGGTGGCTCACTGGAGCCGGTGGTTCGTTCGCGCCGCCCAGCCTGTACAAGTACCCAGTGTTCCAGGCCGGCCTCCGCGTGTGCCTCGGCAAGGAGCTCGCCGTCACGGAGATGAAGGCGGTCAGCGTGGCCGTGGTGAGAGCTTTCGACGTGGAGGTTGTCGGAGAGAATGGCCGCAGTGGCTGGGCGCCAAGATTTGTGGCGGGACTCACGGCGTCCATCAGCGGTGGGCTCCCAGTGAGGATCAAGCGCGCTTCGACGTCGAGTGCAGACTTCAAATAA